Below is a genomic region from Escherichia ruysiae.
CCGGCCTTTCTTATTTCGCACTGGCTGGTTTTTTCTCGGTACATACGGCGTACCATCCGGGCCTTTTTGTAATTTAATTCGCTGCTGCTGGCGCTGGCGCAGTTTCTTCGCAATATCTACCGCCAGTCGCCGACGCCCTGACGGTGACAGCGACTCAATCAGTCCGGTCAGCCGGTCTTCAAAACGCTTAAACTCATTCATCCCACTTGCTCACCAGTTCGCCATTGATATACAGCTCCATCGGGCGGGTAACCGGCTCCGGCGGCGGAGGTTCAGGGATATTCTTCACATGCAGCGCGCCGTCCACCTCACTGACCAGCGTGCGCTCGGTCAGCATCAGGCTGATGCTTATATCAAAGCTGCTGTCATTGTTGATGTCTGCATAAAACGTGAAGCCCTTTTTCTGGCCTTCGTCGGTGGTCATGATGTCGGGCTGATTTTCCCGTAGCCACGCCAGCACCGGCACGATGAGCAGGTCAAAATCACCGGTAAAGTCGGTCACAATCACATTGAGCGTGTAACGCTTTTCGAACGACAGCGACGTCGCCAGTGTGGAGGCAATACTCCCGTTATCCACGAATATCCGCAGCATATCGGGGTTAGTTTTCAGCA
It encodes:
- a CDS encoding phage tail protein, which gives rise to MLKPDSLRRALTDAVTVLKTNPDMLRIFVDNGSIASTLATSLSFEKRYTLNVIVTDFTGDFDLLIVPVLAWLRENQPDIMTTDEGQKKGFTFYADINNDSSFDISISLMLTERTLVSEVDGALHVKNIPEPPPPEPVTRPMELYINGELVSKWDE